Part of the Bacteroidota bacterium genome, TTGCTGCCCTGCGTGGTGGTAAGTCTTTTTTTATTCCGACTTCCTACGCAGGGACAGCTTGAAATCCCAAGCGGTCAAGCTTTTGTATCAGCTTGGCCGCTTCTTCTTTCCTGGCTGTCTCAACATCAGAAGCGGGAATGAGTACCATGTCGCCGTCACCTACCGTAATATGATTGGGGAATCTTCCAGCACGCAGCCAATTGTAAGCAGTCTGCCGGGAGATGTCCAACATCTCGGAGATTTCGGGCACGGTGTGAAGCTTGTCGCT contains:
- a CDS encoding helix-turn-helix domain-containing protein — protein: MNQGFNVIRKKMEARMSDKLHTVPEISEMLDISRQTAYNWLRAGRFPNHITVGDGDMVLIPASDVETARKEEAAKLIQKLDRLGFQAVPA